The Impatiens glandulifera chromosome 3, dImpGla2.1, whole genome shotgun sequence genome contains a region encoding:
- the LOC124929445 gene encoding carbon catabolite repressor protein 4 homolog 3 — MRRLSPSTKYFASAASTETPIMSSRPFHPGGRYQRGRGFSCRPTNADVNGHLVTGDSHFQSVQESNRGFRPVPRTNNVSYHRPYQYNQRPHLPSSHPQYKSHPMLNASASPYNPMQSSNFQPSAGHAVPYFYQNQQFQRPQQQFQPRKPRPPVHRNWELSNSELAPECERFKVLSYNLLADYLAINHQSKLYFHIPPYMLDWQWRKRNIIFELKELWSADILCLQEVDRFLELENELKYSGYSGIWKMRTGDPVDGCAIFWRVSRFKLLHEEHIEFKKFGLRDNVAQICVFESLDQNCNKNPTDMASQSLRSASSNKLVVCNTHILFNPKRGEMKLGQIRNLLEKAYATSKHWNDAPVVICGDFNCTPKSPLYNYISNQQINLADLPRDKLSGQASAELQTQRQFNSNFRPDLANNHIRPTLTTVDHIKLGHVYKSLDIKLDKTDECKDEILSISSTPGTKENSTTDEISCQLADVIAKVPESLISSQSDATSSEFPNGTQVSSSSKSEENPSTISDAGEKSNPSLSYVPSIVQESTDCSLRSGEKMESLSIDEPDIDTNEGDISEEDSVKFLLELHDNDGGVPLELNPSIGSSIRESDNSVVESAMRFPYDPSAWTPMEIKAASGNEECTLVEHPLKLSSTYTEVQDHSGSRDSNGEPLATSYNKCFLGTVDYIWRSEGLQTVGVLAPIPKDVMIAYGGFPTKKWGSDHIALVTELAFTKDVNPRSNQETA; from the exons ATGAGACGACTGTCTCCTTCCACTAAGTATTTCGCTTCCGCCGCATCAACAGAAACCCCAATCATGTCTTCCCGCCCCTTC CACCCAGGCGGTCGCTATCAACGGGGCAGAGGATTCTCCTGCCGCCCGACAAACGCTGACGTTAACGGCCACTTGGTTACCGGAGACTCGCACTTCCAGTCAGTTCAGGAATCTAATCGAGGGTTCAGGCCTGTGCCGAGAACCAATAATGTTTCCTATCACCGTCCTTACCAATACAATCAAAGACCGCATCTTCCCAGTTCTCATCCTCAATATAAATCCCATCCTATGTTAAATGCTTCAGCTTCTCCATATAATCCAATGCAGTCTTCCAATTTTCAACCTTCCGCTGGCCACGCAGTGCCGTATTTCTATCAGAACCAACAATTCCAGCGGCCGCAACAACAATTTCAGCCACGAAAGCCTCGACCACCTGTCCATCGGAACTGGGAATTATCAAACTCTGAGTTAGCTCCTGAATGCG AGCGGTTTAAGGTCCTCTCCTACAACTTGCTTGCTGATTATCTGGCTATCAACCATCAAAGCAAGCTTTACTTTCATATACCTCCTTATATGTTGGATTGGCAATGGCGTAAGAGGAATATCATTTTTGAGCTCAAAGAACTATGGTCTGCCGACATTTTATGCTTACAG GAGGTTGACAGATTTCTGGAGTTAGAGAATGAGCTAAAATATTCTGGGTACAGTGGGATTTGGAAG ATGCGAACTGGTGATCCAGTTGATGGCTGTGCAATATTTTGGCGGGTATCAAG GTTCAAGCTACTTCATGAAGAACACattgaatttaaaaagtttGGACTTCGGGATAATGTTGCACAAATTTGTGTTTTTGAG TCTCTGGACCAGAATTGTAATAAAAATCCAACAGACATGGCATCTCAGTCGTTGCG GTCCGCAAGTTCTAACAAACTAGTCGTTTGTAACACCCATATTCTTTTCAATCCTAAAAGAGGAGAGATGAAACTTGGTCAG ATAAGGAATCTTCTTGAAAAAGCTTATGCTACTTCCAAGCACTGGAATGATGCTCCTGTTGTAATTTGTGGAGATTTTAATTGTACCCCAAAG AGTCCGCTATACAACTACATTTCAAACCAACAG ATTAATTTGGCTGACCTGCCAAGAGATAAATTATCAGGACAAGCATCGGCTGAACTTCAAACGCAAAGACAGTTCAATTCTAATTTTAG GCCTGACTTAGCTAATAATCACATCCGGCCAACTCTGACAACTGTAGATCATATAAAACTTGGGCATGTGTACAAAAGCTTGGATATAAAATTG GATAAAACAGATGAATGCAAGGATGAAATTCTATCTATTAGCTCTACTCCAGGGACCAAGGAAAATTCTACAACAGATGAAATATCATGTCAACTTGCGGATGTCATAGCAAAAGTTCCCGAATCACTAATTAGTTCTCAATCAGATGCTACATCATCTGAATTTCCAAATGGGACTCAAGTCTCCTCCTCTTCAAAGTCAGAAGAAAATCCGTCAACTATTTCTGATGCCGGTGAAAAAAGTAACCCTTCACTCTCATATGTCCCCAGTATCGTGCAAGAATCAACTGACTGTAGCCTACGATCTGGAGAAAAAATGGAGTCTTTGTCAATCGATGAGCCTGACATAGACACTAATGAAGGTGACATTAGCGAGGAGGATAGCGTGAAGTTTCTCTTGGAGTTGCATGATAATGATGGTGGGGTTCCACTTGAATTGAATCCTTCCATAGGATCTTCCATCAGAGAATCAGACAATTCTGTTGTGGAATCTGCAATGAGATTTCCATATGATCCAAGTGCATGGACTCCAATGGAAATAAAAGCAGCTAGTGGTAATGAAGAGTGTACACTTGTTGAACACCCTTTGAAGTTGAGCAGTACCTATACTGAAGTTCAG GATCATTCTGGTAGCAGAGACTCAAATGGAGAACCCCTTGCAACTAGTTATAACAAGTGCTTCCTTGGCACTGTAGATTATATCTG GCGGTCTGAAGGCCTTCAGACTGTTGGTGTGCTTGCTCCAATACCAAAGGATGTTATGATAGCATATGGCGGGTTCCCTACAAAG